The segment CTGGTCAGAGGTTAGCCTTCTTATTTTATGCGCTTATTCCAGCTTTGGAGCCAACCCTGTGCGAAAACAACTAACAGTTGCCCCACTACAGTTCCGGACACCGTTGCCAGAAATGTTGCTAAAAAAACAACATCGCCCATAGGCATCACCTCCTATATACGTATTAACCAAGCAGCAAGACCCCTAACTCGGTGAGCTGCACTACCCCGCAGCGTATATAGGAGGGCGAGGCTGGATAGGTCATAGCCTGTCAATCACATATCAGAAAAACCGCATTGACGAACCAACTATTATGTGTTACTATATAGTGGTAGTAAGTAATACTGAATATAAGTCATACAGAATAGAAAGGAGTGATTGTGCTGGTAAACCTAACAGAAATGCTCAAAGGCGTGCTTGAGGGCTGCGTCCTTGAAATTATAAGCCGCAAAGAAACCTATGGCTACGAAATAACTAGGCAGCTGAATGATCTCGGCTTTACGGATGTTGTGGATGGCACAGTTTATACCATCTTGGTGCGCCTTGAGAAAAACAAGTTGGTGGAGATTACGAAAAAG is part of the Metallumcola ferriviriculae genome and harbors:
- a CDS encoding PadR family transcriptional regulator yields the protein MLVNLTEMLKGVLEGCVLEIISRKETYGYEITRQLNDLGFTDVVDGTVYTILVRLEKNKLVEITKKPSDKGPPRKFFVLNDAGRKELRKFWEKWEFVSSKINELKEKK